The genomic window gcatgaccgggcaatcCCCGGCCGGGTAACTCCTTATATTTGCGTTTGACAcgaatcctcattgagcaatgcctccaattcagcgtcttcgaaggtttttggctttccttcacgcggacggtcgtcaacattaaaatcaccgtctttgaagcgacggtttttttcgaatgaaagagtaaaatcaacacttcccgcaaatgacgattattcggcacaaaatcaaacattttcacaaaaccaaaacaaaatcactattgtgtcgaagcagtttgttgaccatatgtctaagcttggtttatgacgtttaggttatgttagaatcgtcTAACACGCACTACTtccggcatctattgacaaacagcgggaacttagttgcgcacctaatatataaaGTTATAGGAAAATGCAttccttataatttttttctacgctgcatatatgtacatacatgtatatattttttcgatacaatttatttagttttgttacGATATTTCACGAATTGGCCGGGATCAAGCTTACTAAAGGTatcaaaaaatcttttattttaatggGCCCTGTGTACTATTTATGATATAAAATATGTAGCTTTTCATTTCAACGAGCCCGCTTTAGTTTCCTACCGTTTACTACTGCGTTTTCAAATGCTTCCCGACAAAATGTTGTAAATTTGAGATATTTTCCGCCATCGCATCCGCAACCATCAACGCCGTTAATCAATTTCCTTCAACCAAACAGGTGTAACTGTAAATTTTCTAACTGCTGCGTCAGCTGATGGCTGACGTCTTCCTATTTAATTATTGACCTCGTTAcacatcagcaatttcatgGCAAGCGCATTGTGctcatatgtctgtatgtagaATAGCTACATTCGAACTGCTTTCCCGCTAGTGGAGTTCGGATCATATCTAGTTCTTCACATTCCTTCACTATGTAAGCAACTAGTGAGTTTTACGCGCCGACATCCTAGAAGTGTCAGTGAATGCGTGTGTGAGCTCTGCACATcagcaatacattttttcgatatCAATTTAGCAATTAGATACATGTATTAGGTAAAATTAAGTGAATGTGGTATATTCGAATGAACATTTGGAGGATATCAAATGTTATAAGAGTTAAGTATAACACaggtgcatacatacctacatgcaaACGGAATCACACAAaaaggaaaagtaaaaaaatccattttaatacttcaatgtttaataaaaatcaaatgttGCTCTATGTAAAAGTCTCTGCAACAATGACAAATATTCTAATTTGTATTCAACCGCACAACGCAGCCTATGACCAGCTGGCTGCTGTATGTTCATATCTATAGCTTATCGGTTCACCGCTTGTGGACTTCTCACAACTGTTGCCAAAAGTTAATAAATGCTCTACAGAACATTTGTTTTAAACACTCCAAGAGCCACATTATCAGATGATGTTATTGTCCATGCTTCCGCACCATACAATAGAAGGAGCTTGCTAAGATACTTACAAgtcagggtgggccatatagcgtttgctttttgaaccacctattttttgaggttggtaacacaaatgacatgtcaaaggtgttcataatttacttaaaggtttgacatttacgatatgggacgctatacgcttgaagaaaattgggaaatattgaaaacctatttccaaagtgatgagtcttcttcttcttttctgatgaagctcattttcacatcggtggctacgtcaataagcaaaattgtcggatttggggctcagaaaatccacacgttactgtagagaagcaaatgtatctacaacgagtcactgtttgatgcggtttttggtctggcggcatcatcgggccactTCCTTTAGAAAACTGTCGTCGATCTGCAGTCGTGATAGAAATTGTTTGCTCTTCTCCGATACGAAATCCAGTGTTTGtctggacaaaaaaaaataagttaaataaccaaaaaaaattaacaaaacattaaaaaatatgacaaataGTCATTTAACTTACCAAACAACGTTTGAGTCAATTCTTCCTCCGACGGTTCATAGCGTTTGCTAAAATCTGAGGTTTTGTCACTGTTGgcaatcattttcattttatattagtttggcTATCAAATTTATCATCATTCAGTGATAGAATGACTTCACATAAATGCCACAAGTGATGACTAATCTtgcttatagaagctttagAAATTGTTGCGTCAACTTTTTCATACTCTTTTAATATCTTCAAGAATTGCAAATCTTGGTTAAGTGCTTTGTTCGCCACTCCGCATTTGAACTAAACGTTAACATACAACATCacactgttttaatttttgcagtGTACGGATGTGTTTTCATGATAATAAAACCAGTAGTGACTCTATATCCAAAGTGCGAAATACAGGTATATAGGTATGTTAAGCTGTGCTTTGCAACGTcaagttaaaataaatacaaaattaatcacttgtTAAAAGCCCAACATTCTCCCCCTCGCGGGCATAGGCAAGCTCACAATGCAACTGATCTAacttcaatcaataataatcagcCGTTTGCGGTCCGACCAAATATTACGCTCTCGCACGCGAATATGACTCTAAAAGAAGTAAACAAAAAGTGCAACAACCACGGTACCAACTGCATTCGGCAGCACACCTGTTATGTGTACTGCTTTACATACGTTCGTTGCTGAGCAATGTCACAATTCTAAGCAAAATCAACCGCAAGCTCAAATCAACCAAAACGCTCTCCCAGCTCTccagaacaaaaaaacaagctgcaaggagaaaaacaaaataaaatacacgaCTACTGGCTTGGTAAACCGAAATCCACTAATAGTCCGTAAGCCTGCGGCAGATTTTCACGATCAAGTTCCTCTCAGTCGATAACTCGGTTTTTCGGTAGcaaaaaatcgccgaacacgcaaaacacttgtcttatttatgcatctcacaaacaaactacatatagtatataaacATGCTATCATACTAAAGCCATGAAATagtaatcgaaagtcgaatgtacgtgaaatttgaaaattcaatttattttttgaacacacctcgtataataGAGATACCACGTTTTTctgttttgaaaggttttcCCAATATATGGGAGATTGGCGTTAGTGACCGATTTCGCCCATTTTAAACACCAAACTAGCTTAATGTactaagtttgattgaaatatattaaattttgctcGTGCTATCGTGCGAACGGACGAACGATGAATCGTAGTTAAATAGATATATCTAAATCGACTCCTCTcatcattctgagcattttggtatatagtatactcgtatgtatatatctatCACGACCATGCCAAAACAGAGATCTGATGTTCTGTGAAGAAGGTTTATTCAGGAATCCTGGATTGTTAATAGTGATGTAAAAGACCTGAACACAACTGATGGTAAGTTAATTTATGCCAACAGTCCTTGCCAAAGAATGGCGATAGTTTTAAGCAGTAAACTAACGTTTCTTCTCCAAGAGACGTTTCTAACAAGAGTATGTTGTAGTCTCCGCATATCCCACAGGTGAGGAGGAGATAGCACCTCGTCGAACACTGTGGCCGAACCTGAATCCTCTGCTGCGACGGCACCGCCCATCATGCAGTATGGGACTGCTTAAACAAGAACAATAGGGGTAAGTACCTCGTTTAGTTTATTAGTAGTTATAATATAAGTATTATAAATCGTGGCAATGAGTCAACATTTGTTAATGCCCTTATGGAGAGAGTTGAGAATATCCAAAAGGGCTACCTTGAGAGACGGCTGTGATGAAATAAACAACCTTCTAACAGTGATGCACCTTAGAAAAGCCTTCTCAAAAGATCATACAATTAATATTTGCACTCTAAAAACCAAATGGGAGCTTTACCCAGAATCGTAAAGAAACCACCAAACTTTTGTATAAAACACATTTCCCGTGCTGCTCAGCAGGCAGAACAATCGACCCTCATGGACTGAACCACCGTCCGTCACAGGCAGATAACAAAGCCCTGCCAATAAGCTTACCACAGAAGAACGACTACAATGAGCTATATCTACGTTTTGCCCATATAAATCACCAAGACTTGAAAGGGTCTACCCCATTTTACTCCTGTAGAGTATCAAACATGTAGCCCCGATCAAAGCCCTTAAGGTATGGAGAAAATCCTGGATCAGTaccttataaaaataaatctgacGGACCGACCTCTGTGCATGAAACAACTTGCCAATCAACCGAGTAAATCCACGGACTGCAATACATAGCCTTACTACAAATAAAGAGAAACAAAATCAGCATGGAACAAGGAGGAACACATAAATTACGAATGACCCCCAGAGGATTCCCTCAGGGGTGTTTACTCTATCGTTTTCTGTGGATCTTGGTTATAGATGTACTCCCATACATGTTGCATGACCAATGGTTTAACCACAAAGTTATGAGGATTATTTTGTGACCTGCATCTCAGGGACGCATGAGGAAACTATATCGAACCTCGTCAAATGAAGCCTGCGCGTCACTGAGAAGGGGTGCGACAGCAAGGAACTCCCAATAAATCCTATCTATGATATAACCGACTCTAGGGAGAAAAAAGATCAGTTTTTCTAAGGAAGCAACATATCTTGGAACCACACTTGGAATGCTCACTTAGATGCTGTTACCAAAAGGCGATGGGAGCCTTTTTCGCCTGCACACGTCTTTTTCGTAAAACATGGGGCCTATCCTCCAGAATGACTTATTGGTCATTTACTAGCATAAGTGGTGGCCTTATACCCATGGGCCTTTATCCCTCACTTTTTCAGGCAGAATTCCATGGCATAGAAATCTGTTGCAATCTGTCTGCATTTTATTAGATAGCTTCATTGTTGAGGTATGTTTTACTATCCTCAATACCTCGGGATCGAATAACACTGTTTTACTGGGGCATGAAGATGCTGATAACCACGAACAGGTGGACTGCCTAGTGAAATTAGGCACTATATCAAAATCTCATGAACCAGAACGCTTGTGCAGGCTCACAAAAGACCACATAAAGGCTAAACAGTTGATCCTTCTTTCCAGAATAGCTTCAAGTATGTGTGTGAAGAGGGCTTAAGAACTCTTACTGGGTACTACCAGGGGTATTGCGTTCTTTGTTATCATTTCACGAAACTTCCGAGTAGTAGAAATAAGCGTCTCCCGTTTTTGCATACTGTATGATGAAAGTTCGGCCGCCGTAGTGGTATgtattggtgcgtgactactattcggaagtacgcaggttcgaatctccgtgcataaaaCGCCAAATgatagttttttctaatagcaatcgCCCCAGGGCAGGAATCGACGAGCCTCGCGAGAGTGtttttgccttgaaaaagcacctaagaaaaaatttctgccgttcggattccgcttaaaactgtagttctCTTCATTTGTACATCAACATCAAAAGGCTCACACCACAAAAacgaggagttcggccaaacatccaaaaagggtataagcgcAAATTACATAagaatactatatatatatatgtatgtgatgaAAGTTCAGACTACATTCTATGCGGAGCTCTCCCAAAACGAAGACTTATACACCTAAGTGGCGCGACTCTAAATCCATTACTGATAAGTCACAAAAAGCCTACATCAACATTTGCAGGCTTTATAATCGGGTTGCTGTTCTCTTGGGGTACCCCCGGATTGATTTCCATCAGTACAGATTACAGTTAGTGCTTCTAAGGGTTTAATAGCAGGTGGCCAGCGCCGCTGAAGATTGAGCTGGTGAATATTTGTACTCACATTTCGGTGAGGGACCCGGCAAACACAAATGCAGTGTTTTAAACACATTCACCCCCAAGGCAAAAGCAGTCATGCCGTagtgtgtaaatattttaattaactaaCAGAACTAAAATGGAATGATAATcccattatttaaaataaaataaaacaggaaaACGAAATCAGTTAGGTGAATGTTTAAGAATATTAGGATTTTGTGGTGCTAATATTAGCCCATTGTGGGAAGGTTTTGAGATCAGGATATATTACTACACCCCATGTTTGCGCAAAACAAAACAGGGAAACTATTACAATTATGGTTGGTAACACCCCGCCAATAGCCtgtaaaataaacaatttgttaTGACAAGAACCAAACATATCTTggtatatttacttaccatGTCCCTTGTTCTAATGTTGCCATAAGCAGACACTATTGCATTTGGCGGAGTACTGACCGGCAAATGAAAAGCCATGCTTAAGCCTAATGCAGCGGGTAGACAGAGGTAAGTTGGATTTATTCTGATTGATAGCGCCTGGGGGGTGCACAAAGTTTTTTATACCAgtgtattaatttaaataatttccataCCAAATTCAATAAGATGGGCATCAGAATGTTGCACATGGCTACATTAGACGTGAAAGCTGTGCATATTACCCCAACGGTAAGTGAGGTAAGCTGTAATAGCCACGCAGGGAGTACTTTTAGGGCCGATAGCTTCTCTCCAACATATGACGCAAAGTGCGACTCTGATGCTCCTTCAGCGAGTGCGAATCCACCCgcaagtaaatataataaaccCCATGAATGACGGACGGAGAACCAGGGCCAATCCAAGAGAGGTTTTAGAGTGCCTTCTTCGTTTGGCTCTAAAATGCAATGACAGTTAATTTGATACTCAAAGCTTTAAGAATGTCCAACTTACTGCGGCATGCGAAATATTTAGTGGATAAATAATTAATGGGCAATGCAAAAAGTAGGAATGAGACGCCTATCAGCCCAGCAGAAGacttaatttttctgaaataatttttcttaaattcgaAACCATTTGTTGTGCTTACCAGAGCTCACTTATCAGTTAAAACATCCGCATAGCCTTTTAGTCCACCCATGCCTGGTTTTCTAGTTAGAAAAAGTACTATCATCACTATAAAAAGCGCGCCAACTTGAAGCTCATGACATGAAAATTTTCCCAATTCCTTCGACTTTTCTTTAATAACCGCTCGAGCAGCTTCTTCGGCCTCTTTAGtcgtagaaatttttttcttactcgATCTGAATAGGCCCATAAATTGCCATTGTAATGCGATAGAAACTAGAGTTGTGTTTAGCAACATTGGCAATACGTTGAAACACATAAAAGGTAAAAACTCCATGTCGTTTGtatctttaaacattttttcaaaaatgccttTATATGCAATATTTGTACCAGTGCCAATAAGGGTGCCTAATCCACCGATAGACGATGAATAAGATACACCAAGGAAAAATGCAATTGCCACTCTCGATGGATAGGGAGGGCTAAAAATGGTAGATAATGGAAAACTATTATTAAGTACACATATCTGGAGGATGCCAAAAAACTTACTCGTCTGGAGCTAATACTTTGCTTTCATCATACACCTCAACCACACCTTgctataaaacacaaaaaacagtgaaaatgcattaaaatttaaaaaattttaaattttgttgatttgCAATTTACTATACTTACATTTGCCATCTCCTCTAAAGTGCCTTTGATGACTGGGCACATCAATGCTGTTGCAGCAGAATTCGAGATCCACATCGATACAAACATCGTAATATATAACATACTAAAATGTAATCTACaagaaaattgaattgaaaaaaatgaatttagtcTTCATGAAAGGTAAATGTTATGCAAATTTCCTTTACCTGTGCAGGCCGCAACCTATCAAAGAGAGAATAGCATACGCTATGCGTTTATGTAAATTCGAATATTCAATAGCCAATGCCACGACCAAACTTCCGAAGAACAGAAGAATGGCGTTTGGAAAATATGCAACAACCGTAGTTTCCGTATCCTACAAACAAAGATGAGTGCAATAGTATTATGTGtttgtaaattgtaaataattatttataccaAAATGCCCATCACAGGGAAAAACGCAACAGGCAGTAGGGAGGTTACTCCCAGTGGGATCAGTTCAAAGATCCAGAAAGTGGCCATCAAACACACTACATAACAACAGCGCATCTCCTGGtggaaaataaatgcaataaatatgtccatacataaatacaaaactggTTCAACAATGAACTAATTTATTTACCATCTCGGGCTTGCTAAATAGGATTGGCAAAAATATGATGGGGAACAGAACTGAGAGGCATCCTCGCCAATGATAAGAGAAGAAGTATTTCAAGCGTTTACCAAAGCTCAGATTTTCCTGGTCGGTCCTgcagaaaaagtaaaattaatacatacatatattctacaaaaaattatttagagaAAACTTACTCCATTTTGAATCCGGCGACTTATCcgttgaaaatatttatcagaaacttgtatttttcacaattaCCTACAAAATCAAGGTTTACTAAATATTCATAAATGAATTATGCTCAGTGAATTATTTATAGGGTACCACATTTGCTTATCCTTTTTTAGGCTCTTGATTACTCACTATATcagattttaattaatttatactcTATTGGCATTGTTCGcccatttattataaaataatataagataAGGAGTAAATGCAGATAAAACTGTATATATGTTTAAtatctatacatatatgtataaaagagagtataattaaaaaatatttatttctaaaacaaaTCGTCAACGTTGATATTTAAGctaaaatttcttaaacaattttattttattggagTCCAGCCGTAGGCCCTCGGACGCCTGGGGCAGGGAAAACCACTACACAATATTGCAATAAGAGAAAGAAttgtgttatattatattatagaaaCGATAGCTTTATTGTTTGAGGGCTATGCTCCGCGGGCGACCCCGATGTTATTCGTTCATTTCTTATAACAAATCATATATAAAATGATCGCCGTTTGCGGTATCGATACTTATGAAATgacaaaagacaaaattgtcGACCAACTCAAGCTAGTAAAGGCAGTCCATCAACCGAGCTCGCAATCCCCAGAAGGGCCAATCCCGAATTATTCTGCAGTTTATTTCGAACTCTCCCCTTCGAGACCGCATATTTCTTTGGCCGCTTGTTTCCGAGACATGCTAAcagccttatatgtatgtacattgcggctattgaatcGTCATCCTGAATTTTTCCATTGTCAATGTCCAATAATTGTTAGGAAAAAACGCCAACGACTGACGTTTGTAGTGCAATTCACAAATTTATAGCCAACTTGAGAGTTTCAAAGGTCTCCACAAATTCCATGACTTCAAGCAAGCATTTATTTCACTTGAATCTGTTGATCATGGCGGCGACTTTGTTTGTACGTGGCATACCGGTAGTGGGCCGCTATGTTTTCTAACAGCAGCAGTCCCTTGGCCGGCAAGGGAAAAACTGCGAAGGTATTTATGTCGTGAAATATCTCTTATCCGGAGGCGACAAATATGTAGAAATGAACATCAAGAGAGTGGAGGAGAAACTTGCCGTTAGGACTTACATGCATGCGCCCACGAGATTTGTAACGATGTTCtgttttacgtattcgcttacagtaggttctgtttttatgcggctttttttatgcggttttgaaatagtgcggtttttttttaaattacaaaatgcatgtcgacctatcgggaattgtacatataaacaagattctaaaccagctaagcaaaaactcatcacagattacatcggaaatgctaaccctacaagtatggaagatatataaagatataattttcaaaaatacaatattttgtttatgcgattttatttaattatttcagattcatgcggtctatgaaacgtatctatagttataatatgggactagtgcccttttttatgcgattttattacattatttcagatttatgcggttttagcatttgaaacgtatctatagttttactatagaactagcagctttttttatgctgttttttttttatgctgtttcttgcggaacgtatctaccgcataaaaacagaacctactgtatatctATCTACTAGTAGATAGAGCTAAAGTTTTCTGAAATTCAAAACTTGTTCGCAAGGTATAGAAACAGATGGATATACTCCAGGGTTTAACGTTTTCTGCTGAgaaacgaccgctattagaaaaaaacgtttccaTCATTTTGAGGTTTTGTGGCCACTGCGACTTTCGAGACCCTATCGTATTCACTATAGTATTCAGTCGGCTAGGGCGGCCGTCAAATGCATCTTACTAGCACTAAAAACGACACCATATTCAGCATGTGGTGGCATGCTACCCTCAAACTCAACTGTAAAAACTCAAATGGACATACAAATACGAAGATCAAAAAGGCTCTACAAAGTTCAGAAGAAAATACGTTCAAAAGATTTAGGATGAATGTTAATCTGGTTTAGAGAAAGTAAAGACATTTCGTCTAAAAACGCATCGTAACGCTAGAGAAAACTGCCGTAATATTTCCGTCAGTAATGCACCAcgacataatttaaaattttaagtcaccCAAACAATCATAAAATTTAACCCTCCAATCATCGCACTTACGTTTTTCAATAAAGAAATAGATTttcctccttggtggagcaagacgctgaccgacttgaaagaGAATAAATATTATCAAATTAGGAACTTTCAAGATTACCGGGTAATTTTGAAAGAGTATAAGAAAGCCATCAGAGATGCGAAGCGCAACTCTTGgaaagagtactgcgaatccattGAATCCGTAAAAGACTCGGCCAGACTCAACAGGGTTCTCTCCAAGGACCACTCCTGCAAAACTCTTGTCAAAACAGAGAATTgggagtgggctgaatctgcaggcGAATCTTTAAAAATCCTTGTTGATGCCCATTTCCCGGAAAATTCTATTGCTCCAGTCTGTAACGAAGGCGCTAATCGGCAAGAGGGGTCACCTCCGATGTCCCTGACATCTGTCCTGTCCGTCAACAGAATAAACTGGGCATTCGAAAGCTTTtcccctttcaaatctccagatATCGATGGTATCATACcagtaatgcttcagaagacCAAAACCTTGGTGGTTCCCGTTCTTCATAAGATCTTTTTGGCGTGTATCTCGCTAAACCACGTCCCTGCAAGctggaagaaaaccaaggtggtCTTCATTCCTAAAGTAGGACTTCAGACCcataagtcttacctcctttattctcaaggtGTTCGAAAGAGTGATCGACTATCACATTCGAGAGCACTTGGAAACCAGACTTTCTCCAGcccaacacgcttacctgaaagggaaatatctggagggaaaacaattcactttagcggcctttatagacatagagggcgcctttaataatattacggatgagtcaattgtcactgctCTAAATAGGCTGGGGATAGAAAGACCTATCTActtctggatctcgtccctgcttggtgGTAGGAAAATAAATGCTGTGGCAGCAGGGGCTAGAATCACTAGGTTCGTTCATAGAGGTACACCACAGGACAGCGTCCtctcgcctctcctttggctagAAGCTATGGATGAAGCTTTAACTCTCTTAAACAGGGGAGgagtaaaggtggtagcatatgccgatgacttggtcctaatggtctcGGGACCCTTCctatcagtaatggctgaaattttgaaaggtgctctggctacactcagtaattgggctgccagttgcggtctcagagtcaactctgactaaacggagttgatgctattcaccaggaaatacaagccTTCGCCTTTTAAGCTTTCAAGACTAAACAAGCAGTGTCTTACACTCGCATCGGAAGTcaggtatcttggtgtaatactttaCCCCAAGCTCcgctggaagctgcacatagaaaatcgagttaagaagtcCAGTATAGCTTCTACgccgtactttggatgtacaacttagtggttctgccaattttaacatatgcttgcctagtttggtgcgtagctcttcagaagagctacaacaccactaaactagagtgagggcagagaactgcatgtgtgggcat from Anastrepha ludens isolate Willacy chromosome 5, idAnaLude1.1, whole genome shotgun sequence includes these protein-coding regions:
- the LOC128863275 gene encoding protein I'm not dead yet isoform X1, which codes for METDQENLSFGKRLKYFFSYHWRGCLSVLFPIIFLPILFSKPEMEMRCCYVVCLMATFWIFELIPLGVTSLLPVAFFPVMGILDTETTVVAYFPNAILLFFGSLVVALAIEYSNLHKRIAYAILSLIGCGLHRLHFSMLYITMFVSMWISNSAATALMCPVIKGTLEEMANQGVVEVYDESKVLAPDDPPYPSRVAIAFFLGVSYSSSIGGLGTLIGTGTNIAYKGIFEKMFKDTNDMEFLPFMCFNVLPMLLNTTLVSIALQWQFMGLFRSSKKKISTTKEAEEAARAVIKEKSKELGKFSCHELQVGALFIVMIVLFLTRKPGMGGLKGYADVLTDKKIKSSAGLIGVSFLLFALPINYLSTKYFACRKPNEEGTLKPLLDWPWFSVRHSWGLLYLLAGGFALAEGASESHFASYVGEKLSALKVLPAWLLQLTSLTVGVICTAFTSNVAMCNILMPILLNLALSIRINPTYLCLPAALGLSMAFHLPVSTPPNAIVSAYGNIRTRDMAIGGVLPTIIVIVSLFCFAQTWGVVIYPDLKTFPQWANISTTKS
- the LOC128863275 gene encoding protein I'm not dead yet isoform X2; this encodes METDQENLSFGKRLKYFFSYHWRGCLSVLFPIIFLPILFSKPEMEMRCCYVVCLMATFWIFELIPLGVTSLLPVAFFPVMGILDTETTVVAYFPNAILLFFGSLVVALAIEYSNLHKRIAYAILSLIGCGLHRLHFSMLYITMFVSMWISNSAATALMCPVIKGTLEEMANQGVVEVYDESKVLAPDDPPYPSRVAIAFFLGVSYSSSIGGLGTLIGTGTNIAYKGIFEKMFKDTNDMEFLPFMCFNVLPMLLNTTLVSIALQWQFMGLFRSSKKKISTTKEAEEAARAVIKEKSKELGKFSCHELQVGALFIVMIVLFLTRKPGMGGLKGYADVLTDKKIKSSAGLIGVSFLLFALPINYLSTKYFACRKPNEEGTLKPLLDWPWFSVRHSWGLLYLLAGGFALAEGASESHFASYVGEKLSALKVLPAWLLQLTSLTVGVICTAFTSNVAMCNILMPILLNLA